One Trichormus variabilis 0441 genomic window, TCTATCATGGGCATCACCTCCTTGTTGCCTAAACGGTCTTAGTCTCAAAAAGGCAGAGAATTTATCTCTGGGTTTTCACCTTTGCTCAATATAACATACAAGTTTAGAGATTAGTCCATAGTCAATTGACAATCGACCACAAAAAGAAAAACCCCCGCCAAAAAGCGGAGGTTTGAACACAATGGCAAGCGATGAATCTTAAATCATGCTTAGAGAGCATTACCGCGAGGTAATACTTCTTCGGGGAATACAAATTTTTCGTGAGGCTGATCTTGAGGAGCCATCCAAGCGCGGATACCCTCGTTCAGCAAAATGTTCTTGGTATAGAAGGTTTCAAATTCTGGGTCTTCTGCTGCCCGTAATTCTTGGGAAACGAAGTCATAAGCCCGCAGGTTCAATGCTAAACCAACGATGCCTACCGCACTCATCCACAACCCAGTGACGGGTACGAACAACATGAAGAAGTGCAACCAGCGTTTGTTGGAGAAAGCAATCCCGAATATCTGTGACCAGAATCGGTTCGCTGTCACCATTGAATAGGTTTCTTCTGATTGGGTGGGGTTGAAGGCGCGGAAGGTGTTTGCGCCTTCGCCGTCTTCAAATAGGGTGTTTTCTACTGTTGCACCGTGGATGGCACACAGTAGCGCTCCACCTAGTACACCTGCTACTCCCATCATGTGGAAGGGGTTTAGTGTCCAGTTGTGGAACCCTTGGAGGAATAACAAGAATCTGAAGATTGCTGCTACTCCAAAGCTTGGTGCAAAGAACCAAGATGATTGTCCCAATGGGTACATCAGGAATACGCTGACGAATACCGCTATGGGTGCTGAAAATGCTAGTGCGTTGTAGGGTCTGATTCCTACTAGGCGCGCAATTTCAAATTGACGTAGCATGAATCCGATCAAACCGAAGGCTCCGTGTAGGGCTACGAATGGCCATAACCCCCCTAGCTGACACCAACGGGTAAAGTCCCCTTGGGCTTCTGGTCCCCACAACAACAACAGGGAGTGTCCCATGCTGTCTGCTGGGCTTGATACTGCTACTGTCAGGAAGTTTGCTCCTTCCAGGTAGGATGATGCTAGTCCGTGGGTGTACCACGATGTGACAAATGTTGTACCGGTTAGCCAACCGCCTAGTGCTAGGAAGGCGCAAGGAAATAATAATATCCCTGACCAACCTACGAATACGAAGCGATCGCGCTTTAACCAGTCGTCTAGTACGTCAAACCACCCTCTACTGGGGGCCCTTCCTACTGCGATGGTCATTACAAGAAATCTCCAATGTTTTTATAAGTTCGGGTTTGCCTGTAGATGAAAATTGTATTACATCTTACAAACAGAAAGTTAACCAGATTGTCAATCTAGTTTACAAATTTTTACCGTCTCTAATAATTCTATGTGCAAACCGCTAATTTTTCCAGTAAATTTTGGGAATAATTTAATCTTTGGATACAGAAAGGGTTGAGGATGAGTGATTGGGGACTAGGCGGAAGCAGACAAGCACAGGGGAATCCTTAGCACCCGCTACACGCCCCCTACCCCGCTTCAGCACACCCTACAGGTTCTTCGCAGGAGCGCAGCACTCATGACTCAGCACTCATCATTCCCCAATCTCCAATCTCATAACGCTAAAATGAGTCCTACAGTTATATGTAATTCCTGCTAAATGTTTACCATTGATTTAAGCATCAAGAACACTGCCTTCCCAATAACAGTGCAACGTAAGACAGCAGAGGACGCTGAGGCTGTTTATCAGCTGATTTTGGCAGCGATCCGCTCTGGTAATCCTGATATTGTGGAACTGAAGTGTGAGGGCAAGACAGAGAAAAAAATTGCTGTCCGCGCTAGTGAAATTTCTGGAGTCCAGATTACTCAGAAAGATGGTGTCACTACAAGTAGTGGTAGAGCGCCTGGATTTTTTGCCCTAGCGGGTGAGTAACCCAAGGTATCAACATGGCGGACATGGGCATTGTCGTTAAAGATTTAAATTTCAGTTGGCCGAACGGTGAGACAGCAATTCAATCTTGCTCTTTGGAAGTACCCCAAGGAGAATTTTGGATGCTTTTGGGTACTAATGGCAGTGGCAAATCTACCTTACTCCGTCTCCTAGCAGGGCTTTTGGCTCCTAAATCTGGTGAAATTGGGGTTTTACATCCTGTGGGTTTTGTCTTCCAAAACCCTGATCATCAATTGGTGATGCCAACTGTTGGTGCTGATGTGGCTTTTGGTTTGGTGGAAGAAAAACTGCCAACATCGGCTGTCAGAGCGAGAGTAGAAGAGGCACTGGGGGCAGTGAATTTGAGTGCTTTACAGCTACGCCCAATTTACGCCCTGAGTGGGGGACAAAAGCAGCGTGTGGCTATTGCTGGAGCGATCGCTCGTCGCTGTGAAGTCTTATTATTAGATGAACCTACAGCCTTACTTGACCCAGATAGTCAACTGGACTTAGTGGCCAGTGTCCGCCGCCTAGTGAAAAGTAGGGGTATCACAGCTTTGTGGGTAACACACCGCTTGGATGAATTGAATTACTGTGATGGTGCTTTCTTACTGGAGAAAGGTTGTTTAGTAGATCAAGGTGAACCCCAACGCCTCAAACAACGCCTTATGGAAGTACACCAAGAAGCTTCTTGAATTGGAGAATGGGGAATGGGGGAAAGGATGAATGCCTCGCCCATACCTCATGACCAATCACTACTGGCAACTGACAACTGACCAGCCTGAATTAATCAGTAATTTTTGACAACTGCAACGCGCCATTAATGGCGCGTTTGTTATTATTTGGGGCTTTTTTCACCTCAACTTTGCAAACAAATCATAATTTCCAACTATTTGTAACATAGTGTTACAGGCGATGCTTCAATTACTATAAAAGTTATGAATGGATCTTGTTAACTCTAGAAAATTGTGATCGAAAACCATGCCCCGTTCCCCAATCCCAGCCGTTTTATTAGTAGACGGCTACAATATAATTGGCGCTTGGCCTTGTTTGAAAAAAACCCGTGATAAAAATGG contains:
- the psbD gene encoding photosystem II D2 protein (photosystem q(a) protein), encoding MTIAVGRAPSRGWFDVLDDWLKRDRFVFVGWSGILLFPCAFLALGGWLTGTTFVTSWYTHGLASSYLEGANFLTVAVSSPADSMGHSLLLLWGPEAQGDFTRWCQLGGLWPFVALHGAFGLIGFMLRQFEIARLVGIRPYNALAFSAPIAVFVSVFLMYPLGQSSWFFAPSFGVAAIFRFLLFLQGFHNWTLNPFHMMGVAGVLGGALLCAIHGATVENTLFEDGEGANTFRAFNPTQSEETYSMVTANRFWSQIFGIAFSNKRWLHFFMLFVPVTGLWMSAVGIVGLALNLRAYDFVSQELRAAEDPEFETFYTKNILLNEGIRAWMAPQDQPHEKFVFPEEVLPRGNAL
- a CDS encoding ABC transporter ATP-binding protein, producing MADMGIVVKDLNFSWPNGETAIQSCSLEVPQGEFWMLLGTNGSGKSTLLRLLAGLLAPKSGEIGVLHPVGFVFQNPDHQLVMPTVGADVAFGLVEEKLPTSAVRARVEEALGAVNLSALQLRPIYALSGGQKQRVAIAGAIARRCEVLLLDEPTALLDPDSQLDLVASVRRLVKSRGITALWVTHRLDELNYCDGAFLLEKGCLVDQGEPQRLKQRLMEVHQEAS